One Helicobacter pylori NCTC 11637 = CCUG 17874 = ATCC 43504 = JCM 12093 genomic window, CAAAAAATCAGCGCTCAAAAGGCTCGGAGCTACTTTCAAAATACTTCCCTATTTTCAATGTTTTCAAGTAAAATATTAGCATCTTTAATCAAATCATAAAAGGGTTTTTATGGATTACAAACATTTTAAAGGCAAGCATGCAAACATCGTTATAGAAATCATCAGTCTTTTAGAAAAGGGGGTTAAAAAAGCCCAAGAGATTTTAGAAAAGCCGGACGCTGGGAGTTACACTAAATTAGAAAACAGCAGCGGGGATACGCCTATTAAAGCGGATTTAGCCCTAGACAAATTTTTAGAAGAAAATTTTTTGAGTTTAGAAAATGTCAAAAGCGTTTTTAGCGAAGAAAAAGAAACGCCTGTTACTAAAGAAAACGGCTCTTATTTGATCGCTTATGACCCACTAGACGGGAGTTCAGTGATGGAGGCGAATTTCTTAGTAGGCACGATTATAGGGGTTTATGAAAAGGATTATAAGGCGCAAAATTTAGTTGCAAGCCTTTATGTGGTTTTTGGGCATAAAATAGAATTAATGGTGGCTTTAGAAGAGGTTTATCGTTACGCGTTTTACCAAAACAAGTTCCATTTTATAGAAACTATTGTTTTAGAAAATAAGGGTAAAATCATCGCTAGCGGAGGCAATCAAAAGGATTTTTCTTCGGGCTTAAAAAAGGCTTTAGAAGGGCTTTTTGCAGAAAATTACCGCTTACGATACTCAGGATCTATGGTGGCTGATGTCCATCATGTTTTGGTTAAAAAAGGCGGAATGTTTTCCTACCCGCAAAAGAAATTGCGCAAGCTTTTTGAAGTCTTCCCTTTAGCCTTGATGGTTGAAAAAGCTAAAGGGGAAGCGTTTTATTTTGATAAGGGGGTTAAAAAGCGCCTGCTAGATCAAAGCGTAGAAAATTACCATGAAAAAAGCGAATGCTATTTAGCTAGTCCGCATGAAGCTCAAATCTTAGAAAAACATTTAAAGGGAGAATGATGCCAAATAGCGCTAAAAAATTAGAATATGAAGAGCGTTTTAATGACGCTCTTTTGAAATTAAAAGCATGCCAAGAAGAAAAGCAAGTAGCGAGTTGCTTGAAATGCGAGAAGGTTTTAAAATGCGAAATCCGTAACAGCTATGTGGATGCGGCTTATGAGAGCATGAGTTTGGGCGAAGCGGGCGGGTTTGATTTCAACTGATTATCAAATACGCATGTTAAACCACTCAAAGCTTTGTAGTCGTAACAACCTTATAGGGGCTATTAGTAGCCATAAAATCCTAAAATAAAGGTTGTTTTGAATACACTATTCAAACACCCCACCATAGATCAAAAATCATAAAACCATGCCCTCCCCCTTTTTTTAATTCAATGCACTTCGCTCCAAACTTTTCTTTTCCACGCATAAGCCAAAAACGACAGCACCGCAAAGAAAATCATGATTTTTATCCCTAAGGTATTCCTTTCATGTTTTTTCCTATCGCCTGCTTTTTCCAAATATGCGATGACTTGTTTTTGAGCTTGTTCATTCAATCCCACTCTGGGCATAGCCGTGCCAGGCAAAAGCTTTTGCGGATCGTTGATGAAAATATTCAAGCCATGTTCGCCTTTAGCTCTAATCATCATGGACAAATCAGGCACATGAGAGCCTAAATAATTGGCTAGATCTTTAGGATCGCTAAAGGCCTTATCTTTAGCATAATCCAGGCTATGGCACCTTTGACAGCTTTGCACGAACACTTCCTTATCGCTCAAATTTTTAGGCAAAATAGAAGTGAGATACGCCACAATATCGCTCAAATCTTTATCGCTAAATTGAGAAAACGCCGGCATAGGATAGGGCCTTTCATCGTTAAACTTATGGCTCAATTTCGCCGTTTTCACAGGATCTTTGATGAAGTGGGCTAAGAAATTCGCGTTCAAAACCCCCGCCACATGGCTTAAATCCGGTGGCACGACCCCAAAAGAGTTGCTCGCGCTAAGGCTGTCCATAGGGGCTGGAATGTTTTGGGATTTAATGCCATGGCAAGCGGTGCAATTTTCGGCTACAAGCTGTTTGCCTTTATTAGCGTCGCCATTTTTTAAATCCATCGGCTCTAA contains:
- a CDS encoding class 1 fructose-bisphosphatase; this encodes MDYKHFKGKHANIVIEIISLLEKGVKKAQEILEKPDAGSYTKLENSSGDTPIKADLALDKFLEENFLSLENVKSVFSEEKETPVTKENGSYLIAYDPLDGSSVMEANFLVGTIIGVYEKDYKAQNLVASLYVVFGHKIELMVALEEVYRYAFYQNKFHFIETIVLENKGKIIASGGNQKDFSSGLKKALEGLFAENYRLRYSGSMVADVHHVLVKKGGMFSYPQKKLRKLFEVFPLALMVEKAKGEAFYFDKGVKKRLLDQSVENYHEKSECYLASPHEAQILEKHLKGE
- a CDS encoding cytochrome c1 — its product is MKEFKILIILIVVVGVIYYGVEPYAHSVMHPKVAPADFAFKDLEPMDLKNGDANKGKQLVAENCTACHGIKSQNIPAPMDSLSASNSFGVVPPDLSHVAGVLNANFLAHFIKDPVKTAKLSHKFNDERPYPMPAFSQFSDKDLSDIVAYLTSILPKNLSDKEVFVQSCQRCHSLDYAKDKAFSDPKDLANYLGSHVPDLSMMIRAKGEHGLNIFINDPQKLLPGTAMPRVGLNEQAQKQVIAYLEKAGDRKKHERNTLGIKIMIFFAVLSFLAYAWKRKVWSEVH